A DNA window from Amycolatopsis sp. DSM 110486 contains the following coding sequences:
- a CDS encoding ASCH domain-containing protein, with product MRALSIRQPWASLILAGIKTVENRSWPTKYLGSLVIHASRKIDRHALQLARMHGIHEFPTGGYLGAVDLTGCHHDEDCRGCTDFSEHNQFHWDMQRPRSLPDLIPGHGQLQFWTPPPEVLDAVARLDAARLIEQHGGTE from the coding sequence GTGAGGGCGCTCTCGATCCGTCAGCCGTGGGCGTCGCTGATCCTCGCCGGCATCAAGACCGTCGAGAACCGGTCGTGGCCCACGAAGTACCTCGGGTCGCTGGTGATCCACGCCAGCCGCAAGATCGACCGCCACGCGCTCCAGCTGGCCCGGATGCACGGCATCCACGAGTTCCCCACCGGCGGCTACCTCGGCGCCGTCGACCTCACCGGATGCCACCACGACGAGGACTGCCGCGGCTGCACCGACTTCAGCGAGCACAACCAATTCCACTGGGACATGCAGCGCCCGCGTTCCCTGCCCGACCTCATCCCCGGTCACGGGCAGCTCCAGTTCTGGACCCCACCGCCCGAGGTGCTCGACGCCGTCGCCCGGCTCGACGCCGCCCGCCTCATCGAACAGCACGGAGGAACCGAATGA
- a CDS encoding HNH endonuclease, whose amino-acid sequence MTATQITDATRRLLAQRSQGKCERCNEADAVQAHHRKPRGMGGTMLKTSHLLSCLLHVCVPCHLAIEGNRARAIVHGWLVEHPGEPTDVPVLMHNVNYVGPGKYLLRDDGGVTRVWDEEAA is encoded by the coding sequence GTGACCGCCACCCAGATCACCGACGCGACCCGCCGCCTACTCGCTCAGCGTTCCCAGGGCAAGTGCGAGCGGTGCAACGAGGCCGACGCCGTCCAGGCCCACCACCGCAAGCCCCGCGGCATGGGCGGAACCATGCTCAAGACCTCCCACCTGCTCTCGTGCCTCCTGCACGTGTGCGTGCCCTGCCATCTGGCGATCGAAGGCAACCGCGCTCGCGCCATCGTTCATGGATGGCTGGTCGAGCACCCGGGCGAGCCGACCGACGTGCCGGTGCTGATGCACAACGTCAACTACGTCGGCCCCGGTAAGTACCTGTTGCGCGACGACGGCGGCGTCACCCGCGTCTGGGATGAGGAGGCGGCGTGA
- a CDS encoding SsgA family sporulation/cell division regulator — protein sequence MTPRGAFVSFRGHEHHHTLGRRFECMGGCSIDLSYLASSPYIVELEVIRDGTYRRWEISRELLVEGMTEPAGPGKMHVCPTGGMPGRVSVIKRVGLATNDELILPRRRLQELLDQSHDIVPTGTESDHYGWDAVFAALGGGC from the coding sequence GTGACCCCGCGCGGCGCGTTCGTGAGCTTCCGAGGACACGAACACCACCACACACTTGGGCGACGCTTCGAGTGCATGGGCGGCTGCTCGATCGACCTGAGCTACCTCGCGTCGAGCCCGTACATCGTGGAGCTGGAAGTCATCCGCGACGGCACCTACCGCCGATGGGAGATCTCGCGGGAACTGCTGGTCGAGGGCATGACCGAACCGGCCGGGCCCGGAAAGATGCACGTGTGCCCGACCGGCGGAATGCCGGGACGGGTCTCGGTGATCAAGCGGGTCGGCCTCGCCACGAACGACGAGCTGATCCTCCCGCGCCGCCGGCTTCAAGAGCTGCTCGACCAGTCACACGACATCGTCCCCACCGGAACGGAGTCCGACCACTACGGGTGGGACGCGGTGTTCGCCGCGCTGGGCGGTGGCTGCTGA
- a CDS encoding exonuclease domain-containing protein → MSWHTGPLAAFDLETTGPKPTDDLIVTGTVWRYSPGEQASDTTLLMDPGVPIPEQATNIHGITTEHAQRDGIPAGEAVPVLAALLADHVADGAPIVIYNAPFDLTMLERECRRHGVPTLFDLCARDQLTPYFIDPLVLDRLIDPRRTGSRKLAAVCAHYGVDLSDEDAHTSNGDCLAAARLAYRMASRFPKLAAMPLPELQARQTAAYREQAHQFAARAQGMGIVRDVPTEWPYVPARPVQESLI, encoded by the coding sequence ATGTCCTGGCACACGGGCCCGTTGGCGGCGTTCGACCTGGAGACAACCGGCCCCAAGCCGACGGACGACCTGATCGTGACCGGCACCGTCTGGCGGTACAGCCCAGGGGAGCAGGCCAGCGACACGACGTTGCTGATGGACCCGGGCGTGCCGATCCCCGAGCAGGCCACGAACATCCACGGCATCACCACCGAACACGCGCAGCGGGACGGGATCCCCGCCGGCGAGGCAGTGCCGGTGCTCGCTGCATTGCTGGCCGACCACGTCGCCGACGGCGCCCCGATCGTCATCTACAACGCACCGTTCGACCTGACAATGCTCGAGCGCGAGTGCCGCCGCCACGGGGTGCCGACCCTGTTCGACCTGTGCGCCCGCGACCAGCTGACGCCCTACTTCATCGACCCGCTCGTTCTCGACCGGCTGATCGACCCCCGCCGCACCGGATCGCGCAAGCTCGCGGCGGTGTGCGCGCACTACGGCGTCGACCTGTCGGACGAGGACGCGCACACCAGCAACGGCGATTGCCTCGCCGCCGCGCGGCTCGCCTATCGGATGGCGTCCCGCTTCCCGAAGCTCGCCGCGATGCCGCTGCCGGAGCTCCAAGCACGCCAGACCGCCGCGTACCGGGAGCAGGCGCACCAGTTCGCCGCCCGCGCGCAGGGGATGGGCATCGTCCGCGACGTCCCCACCGAATGGCCGTACGTGCCGGCCCGGCCCGTGCAGGAATCCCTCATCTAG
- a CDS encoding TlpA disulfide reductase family protein — translation MSTITKVALTVGLLVIATIIAVLPRKASTDEGAGSTENLSALRAATSLAACPSGDGQDVHTLEGVLTTCLGDGSRVELGQAIAGRDTLINVWAPWCQPCKTELPVLAKYATEQHSVQVLLVEVAGSEADGLALLQSLGVHLPSVFDGEGATGPVREKLTVALLPSSYLITADGRVRYIHNPPVFTNSDAIRAAIDHVR, via the coding sequence GTGAGCACTATCACCAAAGTAGCACTCACGGTAGGGCTATTAGTCATCGCGACCATCATCGCAGTGTTGCCACGGAAGGCGAGCACAGATGAAGGTGCCGGCTCCACGGAGAATCTATCCGCCTTGCGTGCGGCGACCTCGCTTGCAGCATGCCCTTCGGGCGACGGGCAGGACGTTCACACACTTGAGGGTGTGCTCACTACCTGTCTCGGCGACGGCAGTCGCGTTGAACTAGGCCAGGCGATCGCGGGGCGCGACACCCTCATCAACGTTTGGGCGCCGTGGTGCCAACCATGCAAGACGGAGTTGCCCGTCCTAGCAAAATACGCAACCGAGCAACACTCTGTGCAAGTACTGCTGGTGGAGGTGGCCGGCTCGGAAGCTGACGGCCTTGCTCTCCTCCAGAGCCTGGGAGTGCATTTGCCGTCTGTGTTCGACGGCGAAGGTGCGACCGGCCCGGTTCGAGAGAAGCTCACTGTGGCTCTCTTACCTTCGTCCTACTTGATTACCGCCGACGGCCGAGTCCGTTATATACACAATCCGCCCGTTTTTACGAATTCGGACGCTATTCGGGCAGCTATCGACCACGTTCGGTAA
- a CDS encoding peroxidase family protein translates to MTAVSVAAGVSQFNDQPAAMYNRMFPRLTPATPRGVREAEKLGLPGGRMDGGPTTDKQDNKNVPAGFAVFGQFVTHDVAADMTPMPDHAILPEGLTSFRSPRFDLDNVYGGGPGVMPALYAKADHRTKFLIPDGGHDMPRGLDGAIVAPDARDDNNMPLAQLHLAFMRFHNAVVDALTAGEITTSAGDGLAAFPGNDGATADPNASLGGLLRTDAYWNRLFEQAQRIVVWHYQWIVLHEYLPLVCGQDLVDDVLTNGPRHYKPGRHPYIPVEFATGAFRYAHAVIRSEYQVNDGHTFPMFSTAPDVPGMERVDLRGGPVKPEHAIDWRYFFHVDRDHKPQYERLIGTTMSGPILELPVSSVPGAKADALSKPMSSMAMRDLCRSEVHQLPSGQDIARAMAVEPLTDEQLGFDGPCPLLWYVLREAEVLADGHHLGPVGGRIVAETIIGLLRADPFSIRPSWKPTLAGDDGDFTMAHLLRFAA, encoded by the coding sequence ATGACTGCTGTATCGGTGGCTGCCGGGGTCAGCCAGTTCAACGACCAGCCGGCCGCGATGTACAACCGCATGTTCCCCCGGCTCACCCCGGCAACACCGCGCGGCGTCCGCGAAGCCGAAAAGCTCGGACTACCTGGCGGCCGGATGGACGGCGGCCCCACCACCGACAAGCAGGACAACAAAAACGTCCCAGCCGGGTTCGCCGTCTTCGGACAGTTCGTCACCCACGACGTCGCCGCGGACATGACCCCGATGCCGGACCACGCGATCCTCCCGGAGGGGCTCACGTCGTTCCGGTCGCCGCGGTTCGACCTGGACAACGTCTACGGCGGCGGCCCCGGGGTGATGCCGGCCCTGTACGCCAAGGCCGATCACCGCACCAAGTTCCTGATCCCCGACGGCGGGCACGACATGCCCCGTGGTCTCGACGGCGCCATCGTCGCCCCGGACGCGCGCGACGACAACAACATGCCGCTGGCGCAACTGCATCTGGCATTCATGCGGTTCCACAACGCCGTCGTGGACGCCCTGACCGCTGGGGAGATCACCACCAGCGCCGGCGACGGGCTCGCCGCGTTCCCAGGGAACGACGGCGCCACCGCGGACCCCAACGCCTCGCTCGGCGGGCTCCTGCGCACCGACGCCTACTGGAACCGGCTGTTCGAGCAGGCACAGCGGATCGTGGTGTGGCACTACCAGTGGATCGTCCTGCACGAATACCTGCCGCTCGTGTGCGGTCAGGACCTCGTCGACGACGTGCTCACCAACGGGCCCCGCCACTACAAGCCCGGCCGGCACCCCTACATCCCCGTCGAGTTCGCTACCGGCGCGTTCCGCTATGCGCACGCGGTGATCCGCAGCGAGTACCAGGTCAACGACGGCCACACGTTCCCGATGTTCAGCACCGCCCCGGACGTGCCCGGCATGGAACGCGTGGACCTGCGCGGCGGGCCGGTGAAACCGGAGCACGCGATCGACTGGCGGTACTTCTTCCACGTCGACCGCGATCACAAGCCGCAGTACGAACGGCTCATCGGCACGACGATGTCCGGTCCGATCCTCGAGCTCCCGGTGTCGTCGGTCCCGGGCGCGAAGGCCGACGCGCTGTCCAAGCCGATGTCGTCGATGGCAATGCGGGACCTGTGCCGCTCGGAGGTGCACCAGCTCCCCAGCGGGCAGGACATCGCCCGCGCGATGGCGGTCGAGCCGCTCACCGACGAGCAGCTCGGGTTCGACGGTCCGTGCCCGCTGTTGTGGTACGTCCTGCGGGAGGCGGAAGTCCTCGCTGACGGCCACCACCTCGGGCCCGTGGGCGGCCGGATCGTCGCCGAGACGATCATCGGTCTGCTGCGCGCTGACCCGTTCTCGATCCGGCCGAGCTGGAAACCGACGCTGGCCGGCGACGACGGCGACTTCACCATGGCGCACCTGCTCAGATTCGCCGCATGA
- a CDS encoding HIT family protein, whose product MTAGAVAFEHGMTECVFCSRIEHGLFGRHDKWAVAFEPLKPVIRGRHILVVPRRHAPHAGADPDGAAVAMRFAATLAAEMGMDFNIITSAGPAATQTIEHTHLHVLLREPGDGITLPWTVQDRSDP is encoded by the coding sequence GTGACCGCGGGGGCCGTGGCGTTTGAACACGGCATGACCGAGTGCGTGTTCTGCTCCCGCATCGAGCACGGCCTGTTCGGACGCCACGACAAGTGGGCGGTGGCGTTCGAGCCGCTGAAGCCCGTCATCCGCGGCCGGCACATCCTGGTCGTCCCGCGCCGGCACGCCCCGCACGCGGGTGCCGACCCCGACGGCGCTGCCGTGGCCATGCGGTTCGCCGCCACGCTGGCGGCCGAGATGGGCATGGACTTCAACATCATCACCAGCGCGGGCCCGGCCGCGACCCAGACCATCGAGCACACCCATCTGCACGTGCTGCTGAGGGAACCCGGCGACGGAATCACGCTGCCGTGGACAGTCCAGGATCGGAGCGACCCATGA